The Spirochaetota bacterium DNA segment CAAGGGCCGATGAAACGATGCCGTTCCGAGAATTCAAAAAAACGCAAATAAGTTCCTGCGAGTTCAAGGCGAGCGAAGGAATGCCCCGCCGCGTAGCCACAAAAAAATGCCCTATCCTATCCGGTGCGGCGCCGCAGGCAAAAAACCCCTACATCGAGAACTGCTCCCCGAGATAGAACTTCCGCGCAAGCGGGTTATTGACGATCTTATCCGAGCGCCCCTCGACCATTATCTTCCCGCGATTGATGACGTAGGCGCGGTCGGTTATCGAGAGCGTTTCGCGCACATTATGATCGGTAATGAGTATCCCTAAGCCGTGATGCTTGAGCTTTTTGATTATCGATTGGATATCGAATACAGCGATGGGATCGACGCCGGCGAACGGCTCATCGAGAAGGAGGAAATCCGGTTCGGTGGCAAGTGCGCGAGCTATCTCCGCCCGCCGCCGCTCACCGCCGGATAATGTGAACGCCTTCTGGAAACGAACGTGCGTAATATCGAGCTCTTTGAGGATGTAGTCGGTACGCTCTTCGCGTTCGTTCTCCGGCATATCGGTGAACTCGAGCACGGCAAGTATGTTCTCCTCGACGGTGAGCTTGCGGAATATCGACGCCTCCTGCGGGAGATAGCCGATACCCTTGCGTGCGCGCTCATGCATGGGAAGCGCGGTGATATCCTCATTGTCGAGGAGT contains these protein-coding regions:
- the lptB gene encoding LPS export ABC transporter ATP-binding protein, translating into MPAGKKNTGSMVRELKIENVAKSYGAKTVVDDVSYQVKQGEVVGLLGPNGAGKTTSFYITVGFIRASSGRILLDNEDITALPMHERARKGIGYLPQEASIFRKLTVEENILAVLEFTDMPENEREERTDYILKELDITHVRFQKAFTLSGGERRRAEIARALATEPDFLLLDEPFAGVDPIAVFDIQSIIKKLKHHGLGILITDHNVRETLSITDRAYVINRGKIMVEGRSDKIVNNPLARKFYLGEQFSM